One window of the Rhipicephalus microplus isolate Deutch F79 chromosome 2, USDA_Rmic, whole genome shotgun sequence genome contains the following:
- the LOC119170785 gene encoding selenoprotein P-like isoform X2, whose protein sequence is MTELQFLVVNDRKSAHLRDHLEQRVSFAVHQETTEEPVWTTMEGGKDDVFIFDRCGRLAFYVPFPISLVLPGHLPVVEDSLRRAYDGEPCGLTCEEPTERNPRNTDNPARRNSLGWRILHMFLGGEQDDESHECDERKQSQMRVCCHPNSHTESPYCRQAPSCEELGAACGS, encoded by the coding sequence ATGACCGAGCTGCAGTTCCTGGTGGTGAACGACCGCAAGTCGGCGCACTTGCGCGACCACCTGGAGCAGCGCGTGTCATTCGCCGTGCACCAGGAGACCACGGAAGAGCCAGTCTGGACCACCATGGAAGGTGGCAAGGACGACGTCTTTATCTTCGACCGCTGCGGCCGGCTCGCCTTCTACGTGCCGTTTCCCATCAGTCTCGTGTTGCCGGGTCACCTGCCCGTGGTCGAGGACTCTCTGCGGCGCGCATACGACGGAGAGCCGTGCGGGCTCACCTGCGAAGAGCCGACCGAGCGGAATCCCCGAAACACGGACAACCCGGCTCGGCGCAATTCGCTGGGCTGGCGCATACTGCACATGTTCCTCGGCGGCGAGCAAGACGATGAGTCGCACGAGTGCGACGAACGCAAGCAGTCGCAGATGAGAGTCTGTTGCCACCCGAATAGCCACACGGAGAGCCCCTATTGCAGGCAAGCGCCCAGCTGTGAGGAACTCGGAGCCGCCTGCGGATCCTGA
- the LOC119170785 gene encoding uncharacterized protein LOC119170785 isoform X1 — protein sequence MTRILLCSLEALLQRLRPNMTELQFLVVNDRKSAHLRDHLEQRVSFAVHQETTEEPVWTTMEGGKDDVFIFDRCGRLAFYVPFPISLVLPGHLPVVEDSLRRAYDGEPCGLTCEEPTERNPRNTDNPARRNSLGWRILHMFLGGEQDDESHECDERKQSQMRVCCHPNSHTESPYCRQAPSCEELGAACGS from the coding sequence ATGACGCGCATCTTGCTGTGCAGTCTGGAGGCTCTGCTGCAGCGGCTTCGGCCCAACATGACCGAGCTGCAGTTCCTGGTGGTGAACGACCGCAAGTCGGCGCACTTGCGCGACCACCTGGAGCAGCGCGTGTCATTCGCCGTGCACCAGGAGACCACGGAAGAGCCAGTCTGGACCACCATGGAAGGTGGCAAGGACGACGTCTTTATCTTCGACCGCTGCGGCCGGCTCGCCTTCTACGTGCCGTTTCCCATCAGTCTCGTGTTGCCGGGTCACCTGCCCGTGGTCGAGGACTCTCTGCGGCGCGCATACGACGGAGAGCCGTGCGGGCTCACCTGCGAAGAGCCGACCGAGCGGAATCCCCGAAACACGGACAACCCGGCTCGGCGCAATTCGCTGGGCTGGCGCATACTGCACATGTTCCTCGGCGGCGAGCAAGACGATGAGTCGCACGAGTGCGACGAACGCAAGCAGTCGCAGATGAGAGTCTGTTGCCACCCGAATAGCCACACGGAGAGCCCCTATTGCAGGCAAGCGCCCAGCTGTGAGGAACTCGGAGCCGCCTGCGGATCCTGA